One part of the Odontesthes bonariensis isolate fOdoBon6 chromosome 13, fOdoBon6.hap1, whole genome shotgun sequence genome encodes these proteins:
- the LOC142397745 gene encoding protocadherin alpha-C2-like isoform X4: MARLILHLSWKGYVSVFFCLSAMMDSLYAVTHYSVPEEMDEGSVVANVATDLGLDVRSLSKRKIRVDVVGNKRYLDINKDTGELFILERIDREFLCPLKTATSCFLKLDATIENPIRMFNIEVEIMDINDNAPHFRRGTMHLDISESSPVGERFSLNNAVDPDVGTNSVKNYHLSASEHFSIEIQTGRDGTKFADLVLKKALDREQQAVHNLILTAVDGGVPTRTGTASIIVRVLDVNDNAPSFDKDKYVIDVMENSPIGSLVIKLNATDLDEGANSEIVYSYSLYTSERTQKIFYLNPGNGEIRVKEMINYEDFKLYEMEVIASDKGPNSLSGQCKLTIQVTDMNDNHPEISIKSFQSPVKENVATDTVIAVVSVSDKDSGNNGVVDLHIPHHMPFKLRESSDNYYELVVSEPLDREKVPEYDITFTVTDRGSPPLSDNETMTLELLDVNDNVPQFAQSFYPIRVMENNAPGALLSSLTAFDPDLHENQYLVYFIIEKEIANTSMSMLFSINPENGNLYALKTFDYEIETEFLFHIEARDSGSPPLSSNVTVHIIIVDQNDNAPVIVSPWRAHGSLVEEKIPRSTDKGSLVAKVIALDTDSVHNSRITYQFLQVADATLFSLDQYNGEIRTMRMFSYKDSRHHRLIVVAKDNGEPALSATVTIKLSTMETVMKAYSDMTEVPLEYDIFSDLNLYLVIGLGSVSFLLLITILVTIVIKCQNPKPSKAAPPSRNSVISERNSTIADSTLVSNDAYWYSLFLAETRKGKMVVRQPMPKGSRYIVSSLPRGTGLTDTSDSAASTLQYPK, from the coding sequence ATGGCTCGCCTTATTCTTCATCTTTCCTGGAAAGGGTATGTCTCAgtatttttctgtctctctgccaTGATGGACTCGTTATATGCGGTCACCCATTATTCTGTACCGGAGGAAATGGATGAAGGCTCTGTCGTTGCGAATGTAGCAACTGATTTAGGATTAGATGTAAGGAGTCTGAGTAAGAGAAAAATTCGCGTGGACGTTGTAGGCAACAAAAGATATCTTGATATTAACAAAGACACCGGAGAGCTGTTTATATTGGAAAGGATCGATAGAGAGTTTCTATGTCCCCTTAAAACAGCTACGTCCTGCTTTCTTAAATTAGATGCTACAATTGAAAATCCGATACGTATGTTTAACATTGAGGTGGAAATTATGGATATTAATGATAACGCTCCGCATTTTCGAAGGGGAACAATGCATTTAGACATCTCAGAATCAAGCCCCGTTGGAGAGAGATTTTCTCTGAACAATGCTGTGGACCCCGATGTTGGAACAAATTCTGTTAAAAATTACCATCTGAGCGCAAGTGAACATTTCTCGATTGAAATTCAGACCGGGAGAGATGGGACGAAGTTTGCTGACTTGGTTCTCAAAAAAGCTTTAGACAGAGAACAGCAGGCTGTTCATAATCTAATTCTCACTGCTGTGGACGGTGGAGTTCCCACGCGCACAGGTACAGCGAGCATCATTGTCCGCGTGCTTGATGTGAACGACAACGCCCCTTCATTTGACAAAGACAAGTACGTTATAGATGTCATGGAAAACTCTCCAATTGGTAGTCTAGTCATCAAACTAAATGCTACTGACTTAGATGAAGGGGCAAATTCTGAAATTGTTTATTCATATAGTTTGTACACGTCAGAAAGAACACAAAAGATATTCTACTTAAATCCAGGAAATGGTGAAATCAGAGTGAAGGAAATGATAAATTATGAAGATTTTAAACTGTATGAGATGGAGGTTATAGCCAGTGATAAGGGCCCTAACTCTTTATCTGGACAGTGCAAACTAACAATACAGGTGACCGATATGAATGACAATCATCCAGAAATTTCCATCAAATCCTTTCAAAGTCCAGTCAAAGAAAATGTGGCCACAGACACGGTGATAGCTGTAGTTAGTGTCAGTGATAAAGACTCAGGTAACAATGGAGTTGTTGATCTTCATATTCCACATCATATGCCTTTCAAACTGAGGGAGTCCTCTGATAACTATTATGAATTAGTGGTGTCAGAGCCATTAGACCGTGAGAAGGTCCCAGAATATGACATCACTTTCACTGTCACAGACAGAGGTTCTCCTCCTTTATCTGACAATGAAACTATGACTTTAGAGCTGCTGGATGTTAATGACAATGTGCCACAGTTTGCTCAGTCATTTTATCCAATAcgtgtgatggagaataatgcACCTGGGGCCTTGCTCAGCTCACTCACTGCGTTTGACCCTGACCTGCATGAAAACCAGTATCTAGTTTACTTCATAATAGAGAAAGAGATCGCCAACACCTCCATGTCCATGCTGTTCTCCATCAATCCAGAGAACGGTAATCTGTacgcactgaaaacttttgactATGAGATTGAGACAGAGTTTCTTTTCCACATCGAGGCCAGAGACTCTGGCTCTCCTCCACTCAGCAGTAACGTGACCGTCCACATCATTATTGTGGACCAGAATGACAACGCTCCAGTGATTGTTTCTCCGTGGCGCGCGCACGGCTCGCTGGTGGAGGAAAAGATCCCCAGATCCACTGATAAAGGCTCCCTGGTTGCCAAGGTGATAGCCTTAGACACAGACTCTGTGCACAACTCTCGGATTACCTACCAGTTTCTACAAGTTGCTGATGCCACCTTGTTCAGTCTGGACCAATACAACGGAGAGATCCGGACTATGAGGATGTTCAGTTACAAAGATTCGCGTCACCACAGACTGATTGTTGTTGCCAAGGACAACGGGGAGCCTGCTCTCTCTGCTACAGTCACCATCAAGCTGTCCACAATGGAGACTGTCATGAAGGCCTACTCTGACATGACTGAGGTTCCTCTGGAATATGACATCTTTTCAGATCTGAACCTGTATTTGGTCATCGGTCTGGGCTCTGTGTCATTTCTCCTGCTGATCACCATATTGGTCACCATCGTGATCAAGTGTCAGAACCCCAAACCCAGCAAAGCGGCTCCACCCAGCAGGAACAGTGTGATCAGTGAGAGGAACTCCACCATTGCAGACTCCACTCTGGTCTCCAACGATGCCTACTGGTACAGTCTGTTTCTAGCAGAGACCAGGAAAGGAAAGATGGTGGTTAGACAGCCTATGCCAAAAGGCTCCAGATACATTGTGTCCAGTTTACCAAGAGGGACAGGACTGACTGACACCAGCGACTCAGCAGCTTCTACCCTGCAG
- the LOC142397745 gene encoding protocadherin alpha-C2-like isoform X1: protein MARLILHLSWKGYVSVFFCLSAMMDSLYAVTHYSVPEEMDEGSVVANVATDLGLDVRSLSKRKIRVDVVGNKRYLDINKDTGELFILERIDREFLCPLKTATSCFLKLDATIENPIRMFNIEVEIMDINDNAPHFRRGTMHLDISESSPVGERFSLNNAVDPDVGTNSVKNYHLSASEHFSIEIQTGRDGTKFADLVLKKALDREQQAVHNLILTAVDGGVPTRTGTASIIVRVLDVNDNAPSFDKDKYVIDVMENSPIGSLVIKLNATDLDEGANSEIVYSYSLYTSERTQKIFYLNPGNGEIRVKEMINYEDFKLYEMEVIASDKGPNSLSGQCKLTIQVTDMNDNHPEISIKSFQSPVKENVATDTVIAVVSVSDKDSGNNGVVDLHIPHHMPFKLRESSDNYYELVVSEPLDREKVPEYDITFTVTDRGSPPLSDNETMTLELLDVNDNVPQFAQSFYPIRVMENNAPGALLSSLTAFDPDLHENQYLVYFIIEKEIANTSMSMLFSINPENGNLYALKTFDYEIETEFLFHIEARDSGSPPLSSNVTVHIIIVDQNDNAPVIVSPWRAHGSLVEEKIPRSTDKGSLVAKVIALDTDSVHNSRITYQFLQVADATLFSLDQYNGEIRTMRMFSYKDSRHHRLIVVAKDNGEPALSATVTIKLSTMETVMKAYSDMTEVPLEYDIFSDLNLYLVIGLGSVSFLLLITILVTIVIKCQNPKPSKAAPPSRNSVISERNSTIADSTLVSNDAYWYSLFLAETRKGKMVVRQPMPKGSRYIVSSLPRGTGLTDTSDSAASTLQASTTSSSSST from the coding sequence ATGGCTCGCCTTATTCTTCATCTTTCCTGGAAAGGGTATGTCTCAgtatttttctgtctctctgccaTGATGGACTCGTTATATGCGGTCACCCATTATTCTGTACCGGAGGAAATGGATGAAGGCTCTGTCGTTGCGAATGTAGCAACTGATTTAGGATTAGATGTAAGGAGTCTGAGTAAGAGAAAAATTCGCGTGGACGTTGTAGGCAACAAAAGATATCTTGATATTAACAAAGACACCGGAGAGCTGTTTATATTGGAAAGGATCGATAGAGAGTTTCTATGTCCCCTTAAAACAGCTACGTCCTGCTTTCTTAAATTAGATGCTACAATTGAAAATCCGATACGTATGTTTAACATTGAGGTGGAAATTATGGATATTAATGATAACGCTCCGCATTTTCGAAGGGGAACAATGCATTTAGACATCTCAGAATCAAGCCCCGTTGGAGAGAGATTTTCTCTGAACAATGCTGTGGACCCCGATGTTGGAACAAATTCTGTTAAAAATTACCATCTGAGCGCAAGTGAACATTTCTCGATTGAAATTCAGACCGGGAGAGATGGGACGAAGTTTGCTGACTTGGTTCTCAAAAAAGCTTTAGACAGAGAACAGCAGGCTGTTCATAATCTAATTCTCACTGCTGTGGACGGTGGAGTTCCCACGCGCACAGGTACAGCGAGCATCATTGTCCGCGTGCTTGATGTGAACGACAACGCCCCTTCATTTGACAAAGACAAGTACGTTATAGATGTCATGGAAAACTCTCCAATTGGTAGTCTAGTCATCAAACTAAATGCTACTGACTTAGATGAAGGGGCAAATTCTGAAATTGTTTATTCATATAGTTTGTACACGTCAGAAAGAACACAAAAGATATTCTACTTAAATCCAGGAAATGGTGAAATCAGAGTGAAGGAAATGATAAATTATGAAGATTTTAAACTGTATGAGATGGAGGTTATAGCCAGTGATAAGGGCCCTAACTCTTTATCTGGACAGTGCAAACTAACAATACAGGTGACCGATATGAATGACAATCATCCAGAAATTTCCATCAAATCCTTTCAAAGTCCAGTCAAAGAAAATGTGGCCACAGACACGGTGATAGCTGTAGTTAGTGTCAGTGATAAAGACTCAGGTAACAATGGAGTTGTTGATCTTCATATTCCACATCATATGCCTTTCAAACTGAGGGAGTCCTCTGATAACTATTATGAATTAGTGGTGTCAGAGCCATTAGACCGTGAGAAGGTCCCAGAATATGACATCACTTTCACTGTCACAGACAGAGGTTCTCCTCCTTTATCTGACAATGAAACTATGACTTTAGAGCTGCTGGATGTTAATGACAATGTGCCACAGTTTGCTCAGTCATTTTATCCAATAcgtgtgatggagaataatgcACCTGGGGCCTTGCTCAGCTCACTCACTGCGTTTGACCCTGACCTGCATGAAAACCAGTATCTAGTTTACTTCATAATAGAGAAAGAGATCGCCAACACCTCCATGTCCATGCTGTTCTCCATCAATCCAGAGAACGGTAATCTGTacgcactgaaaacttttgactATGAGATTGAGACAGAGTTTCTTTTCCACATCGAGGCCAGAGACTCTGGCTCTCCTCCACTCAGCAGTAACGTGACCGTCCACATCATTATTGTGGACCAGAATGACAACGCTCCAGTGATTGTTTCTCCGTGGCGCGCGCACGGCTCGCTGGTGGAGGAAAAGATCCCCAGATCCACTGATAAAGGCTCCCTGGTTGCCAAGGTGATAGCCTTAGACACAGACTCTGTGCACAACTCTCGGATTACCTACCAGTTTCTACAAGTTGCTGATGCCACCTTGTTCAGTCTGGACCAATACAACGGAGAGATCCGGACTATGAGGATGTTCAGTTACAAAGATTCGCGTCACCACAGACTGATTGTTGTTGCCAAGGACAACGGGGAGCCTGCTCTCTCTGCTACAGTCACCATCAAGCTGTCCACAATGGAGACTGTCATGAAGGCCTACTCTGACATGACTGAGGTTCCTCTGGAATATGACATCTTTTCAGATCTGAACCTGTATTTGGTCATCGGTCTGGGCTCTGTGTCATTTCTCCTGCTGATCACCATATTGGTCACCATCGTGATCAAGTGTCAGAACCCCAAACCCAGCAAAGCGGCTCCACCCAGCAGGAACAGTGTGATCAGTGAGAGGAACTCCACCATTGCAGACTCCACTCTGGTCTCCAACGATGCCTACTGGTACAGTCTGTTTCTAGCAGAGACCAGGAAAGGAAAGATGGTGGTTAGACAGCCTATGCCAAAAGGCTCCAGATACATTGTGTCCAGTTTACCAAGAGGGACAGGACTGACTGACACCAGCGACTCAGCAGCTTCTACCCTGCAG